One stretch of Burkholderia sp. NRF60-BP8 DNA includes these proteins:
- a CDS encoding aspartate aminotransferase family protein, with product MNQAALIEADRQHLIHPVVNYRAHEARGVTVLESADGVFLRDAAGHTLLDAFSGLWCVNVGYGRDSIVKAAADQMAKLPYATGYFHFGSQPAIELAERLAALAPPSLNRVYFTLGGSDAIDSAVRFITHYFNATGRPSKKQMIALERGYHGSSSIGAGLTALPAFHRHFDLPRADQHHIPSPYPYRHPLGDDPQALIAASVAALEAKVAELGADNVAAFFCEPVQGSGGVIVPPAGWLKAMRDACRRLGILFVADEVITGFGRTGPLFACEAEQVDPDLMTVAKGLTAGYAPMGAVLMSDEIYEGIAGERADTPVVGHGHTYSAHPVSAAIGLEVLKLYHEGGLLANGQAMAPRFAAGLDALRAHPLVGDARSVGLLGALELVTDKARKTRFDAALNVPDKIAAAAYANGVVFRAFGDGVLGFAPALSFTAGEFDLLFERVRKTLDDVLADAGVQRALDAAHALPA from the coding sequence ATGAACCAAGCCGCGCTGATCGAAGCCGATCGTCAACACCTGATCCATCCCGTCGTCAACTACCGTGCGCACGAGGCGCGCGGCGTCACCGTGCTGGAATCCGCGGACGGCGTGTTCCTGCGCGACGCCGCGGGCCACACGCTGCTCGACGCGTTCTCGGGCCTGTGGTGCGTGAACGTCGGCTACGGCCGCGACAGCATCGTGAAAGCCGCCGCCGACCAGATGGCGAAGCTGCCCTACGCGACCGGTTATTTCCATTTCGGCTCGCAGCCGGCGATCGAGCTCGCCGAACGGCTCGCGGCGCTCGCGCCGCCGTCGCTGAACCGCGTGTACTTCACGCTCGGCGGCTCGGACGCGATCGACTCGGCGGTGCGTTTCATCACGCATTATTTCAACGCGACCGGCCGCCCGTCGAAAAAGCAGATGATCGCGCTGGAACGCGGCTATCACGGCTCGTCGTCGATCGGCGCCGGCCTCACCGCGCTGCCGGCGTTCCACCGTCACTTCGACCTGCCGCGCGCGGACCAGCACCATATTCCGTCGCCGTACCCGTACCGCCATCCGCTCGGCGACGATCCGCAGGCGCTGATCGCCGCGTCGGTCGCCGCGCTCGAAGCGAAGGTCGCCGAGCTCGGCGCGGACAACGTCGCCGCATTCTTCTGCGAACCGGTGCAGGGTTCCGGCGGCGTGATCGTGCCGCCGGCCGGCTGGCTCAAGGCGATGCGCGACGCGTGCCGGCGCCTCGGCATCCTGTTCGTCGCCGACGAGGTGATCACCGGCTTCGGCCGCACGGGCCCGCTGTTCGCATGCGAGGCCGAACAGGTCGACCCGGACCTGATGACCGTCGCGAAGGGCCTGACCGCCGGCTATGCGCCGATGGGCGCGGTGCTGATGTCCGACGAAATCTACGAAGGAATCGCGGGCGAGCGCGCCGATACGCCCGTGGTCGGCCACGGCCATACGTATTCCGCGCATCCGGTCAGCGCGGCGATCGGCCTCGAGGTGCTGAAGCTCTATCACGAAGGCGGGCTGCTCGCGAACGGCCAGGCGATGGCGCCGCGCTTCGCCGCGGGGCTCGACGCGCTGCGCGCGCATCCGCTCGTCGGCGACGCACGTTCGGTCGGCCTGCTCGGCGCACTCGAACTGGTGACCGACAAGGCCCGCAAGACGCGCTTCGACGCGGCGCTGAACGTGCCGGACAAGATCGCGGCCGCCGCGTACGCGAACGGCGTGGTGTTTCGCGCGTTCGGCGACGGCGTGCTCGGCTTCGCGCCGGCACTGAGTTTCACCGCGGGCGAGTTCGACCTGCTGTTCGAACGCGTGCGCAAGACGCTCGACGACGTGCTGGCCGACGCGGGCGTGCAGCGCGCGCTCGACGCCGCGCACGCGCTGCCGGCCTGA
- a CDS encoding Lrp/AsnC family transcriptional regulator translates to MTDSKLDRIDLRILSQLQKRGRMTNVELADAVGLSPSPCLIRVKRLEKAGYIGGYGAHIQLEKLGDVQVVFTEVTLADHRREDFDRFVAAIRNVDEIVECHLASGGYDYLLKFITRSVSHYQTIVEGLLEQNIGIEKYFSYVIIKSPFVKRHYPLESLFGERH, encoded by the coding sequence ATGACGGACAGCAAGCTGGATCGCATCGACCTGCGCATCCTCTCCCAGTTGCAGAAGCGCGGCCGCATGACCAACGTCGAGCTGGCCGATGCGGTCGGGCTGTCGCCCAGTCCATGCCTGATCCGCGTGAAGCGGCTCGAGAAGGCCGGCTACATCGGCGGCTACGGCGCGCACATCCAGCTCGAGAAACTCGGCGACGTGCAGGTCGTGTTTACCGAGGTCACGCTGGCCGACCATCGGCGCGAGGATTTCGACCGCTTCGTCGCGGCGATCCGCAACGTCGACGAGATCGTCGAATGCCACCTCGCGAGCGGCGGCTACGACTATCTGCTGAAGTTCATCACGCGCAGCGTGAGCCATTACCAGACGATCGTCGAAGGGCTGCTCGAGCAGAACATCGGCATCGAGAAGTATTTCAGTTACGTGATCATCAAGTCGCCGTTCGTCAAACGGCACTACCCGCTCGAATCGCTGTTCGGCGAACGTCACTGA
- a CDS encoding NAD-dependent succinate-semialdehyde dehydrogenase yields the protein MPLTLSRTELVRTANLIDGAWRDALDGRRFAVTDPATLETVAHAPDSGAADARAATDAAARALPAWRATPARERAAILRAWHAAIVAHTDDLAKLISREQGKPLAEARGEVAYGASYVLWFAEEATRTYGDLIPQQQRGKRLSAVKEPIGVVAAITPWNFPLAMIARKIAPALAAGCTVVAKPAEDTPLTALALAFLAQEAGVPPGVLNLIAASRERGIDAAADWLADARVRKITFTGSTSVGKLLARESAATLKKLSLELGGNAPFIVFDDAELDAAVDGLMAAKFRNGGQTCVSPNRVYVQAGVYDAFAAKLAARVAALKVAPATDPAAQIGPMINARAVDKIARHVGDAVERGARVLTGGQRLSELGPNYYTPTVLADATADMQLTCEETFGPVAALFRFESEDEAVDAANDTPFGLAAYFYTQDVRRIARVSARLETGIVGINEGALASEAAPFGGVKESGYGREGSRYGLDDYLSIKYLCQGGLD from the coding sequence ATGCCGCTTACGCTGTCCCGAACCGAACTCGTTCGCACCGCCAACCTGATCGACGGCGCCTGGCGCGATGCGCTCGACGGCCGCCGCTTCGCCGTCACCGATCCGGCCACGCTGGAGACCGTTGCCCATGCACCCGACAGCGGCGCCGCCGACGCCCGCGCGGCGACCGACGCCGCGGCGCGCGCGCTGCCTGCGTGGCGCGCGACGCCCGCGCGCGAACGGGCCGCGATCCTGCGTGCCTGGCATGCGGCGATCGTCGCGCACACCGACGATCTCGCGAAGCTGATATCGCGCGAACAGGGCAAGCCGCTTGCCGAAGCGCGCGGCGAAGTCGCGTACGGCGCGTCGTACGTGCTGTGGTTCGCGGAGGAAGCGACGCGCACGTACGGCGACCTGATCCCGCAGCAGCAGCGCGGCAAGCGGCTCAGCGCGGTGAAGGAGCCGATCGGCGTCGTCGCCGCGATCACGCCGTGGAATTTCCCGCTCGCGATGATCGCGCGCAAGATCGCGCCCGCGCTCGCGGCCGGCTGCACGGTCGTCGCGAAGCCGGCGGAGGACACGCCGCTGACCGCGCTCGCGCTCGCGTTTCTCGCGCAGGAAGCCGGCGTGCCGCCCGGCGTGCTGAACCTGATCGCGGCGTCGCGCGAACGCGGCATCGACGCCGCGGCCGACTGGCTCGCCGACGCCCGCGTGCGCAAGATCACGTTCACCGGCTCGACGTCCGTCGGCAAGCTGCTCGCGCGCGAATCCGCGGCGACGTTGAAGAAGCTGTCGCTCGAACTCGGCGGCAATGCGCCGTTCATCGTGTTCGACGACGCCGAGCTCGATGCCGCGGTCGACGGGCTGATGGCCGCCAAGTTCCGCAACGGCGGGCAAACGTGCGTGTCGCCGAATCGCGTGTACGTGCAAGCCGGCGTCTACGACGCGTTCGCCGCGAAACTCGCCGCGCGCGTCGCCGCGCTGAAGGTCGCGCCGGCGACCGATCCGGCCGCGCAGATCGGCCCGATGATCAACGCGCGTGCGGTCGACAAGATCGCGCGCCACGTCGGCGACGCCGTCGAGCGCGGCGCACGCGTGCTGACGGGCGGCCAGCGCCTGAGCGAGCTCGGCCCGAACTATTACACGCCGACGGTGCTCGCCGACGCCACCGCCGACATGCAGCTGACCTGCGAGGAAACCTTCGGCCCGGTCGCCGCGCTGTTTCGCTTCGAGTCCGAGGACGAAGCCGTCGATGCCGCGAACGACACGCCGTTCGGGCTCGCCGCGTATTTCTACACGCAGGACGTGCGGCGCATCGCGCGCGTGTCGGCGCGGCTCGAGACGGGCATCGTCGGGATCAACGAAGGCGCGCTCGCGAGCGAGGCCGCGCCGTTCGGCGGCGTGAAGGAATCGGGCTATGGTCGCGAAGGCTCGCGTTATGGGCTCGACGATTATCTGTCGATCAAGTACCTGTGTCAGGGCGGGCTCGACTGA
- a CDS encoding DUF4396 domain-containing protein codes for MIYGTFPPWLHTLSVTWIILGAVCAVAIVVDEVRHPQKMWIMNVVWPLTALFGTVLWFAAYYVWGRNITDAGHDADEQPFVAMVMKGTSHCGAGCTLGDIIVEWSAFAFPSLAVWFGWHTVFNEKTFAVWIPDFIAAFLFGIVFQYFTIKPMRGLSVGAGLIAAVRADIASITAWQVGMYGLMAIIQFLWFKPVYGGIAKVASPEFWFAMQLAMLAGFATSYPVNWWLINSGMKEKM; via the coding sequence ATGATTTACGGAACCTTTCCACCTTGGCTGCATACGCTATCGGTCACCTGGATCATTTTGGGTGCGGTCTGTGCCGTTGCAATCGTCGTTGACGAAGTTCGGCATCCTCAGAAGATGTGGATCATGAACGTCGTCTGGCCCCTGACGGCGTTGTTCGGGACGGTCTTGTGGTTTGCCGCCTACTACGTGTGGGGACGGAATATCACGGACGCGGGACACGACGCCGACGAACAGCCGTTCGTCGCGATGGTGATGAAGGGCACGAGTCACTGCGGCGCGGGCTGTACGCTCGGAGACATCATCGTCGAGTGGTCGGCTTTTGCCTTCCCCTCCTTGGCAGTCTGGTTCGGTTGGCACACGGTGTTCAATGAAAAAACGTTTGCCGTCTGGATCCCCGATTTCATCGCCGCCTTTCTGTTCGGCATCGTTTTCCAGTACTTCACGATCAAACCGATGCGTGGGCTTTCGGTAGGCGCAGGTTTGATTGCGGCCGTCAGAGCCGATATCGCGTCGATTACTGCTTGGCAGGTAGGCATGTACGGCTTGATGGCCATCATTCAGTTCCTGTGGTTCAAGCCGGTTTATGGGGGTATCGCGAAAGTTGCGAGCCCCGAATTCTGGTTCGCGATGCAGCTCGCGATGCTGGCAGGGTTCGCCACCAGCTATCCCGTCAACTGGTGGCTGATCAATTCGGGTATGAAGGAAAAAATGTAG
- a CDS encoding GntR family transcriptional regulator: MVVGMKVEVKDDRSLADRIAAALADRIISGVIAPGEWLRQDHIAAEFGASHVPVREAFRRLEAQGLAVVEPRRGVRAAPLEPADVLEMAKMRAAFEALALREAMPALDARALEELDAILDQEAAAHGIAVLGTLNLRFHRALTARCGMPRLIAAIGDMHRASARHLYATWQQLDWQDRSNDEHRDIVRAIRDGDVDAACAALSAHILAAGDALAQALCRR, from the coding sequence ATGGTGGTCGGCATGAAGGTTGAAGTCAAGGACGATCGCTCGCTGGCCGATCGGATCGCTGCCGCATTGGCGGACCGCATCATCTCGGGCGTCATCGCGCCGGGGGAGTGGCTGCGTCAGGACCACATCGCGGCGGAGTTCGGCGCGAGCCATGTGCCGGTGCGCGAGGCGTTCAGACGGCTGGAAGCGCAGGGGTTGGCCGTGGTGGAACCGCGACGAGGCGTGCGGGCGGCGCCGCTCGAGCCGGCGGACGTGCTTGAAATGGCCAAGATGCGCGCCGCTTTCGAGGCGCTGGCGCTGCGCGAGGCGATGCCTGCTCTCGACGCACGTGCGCTGGAGGAACTCGATGCGATCCTCGATCAGGAGGCGGCGGCGCACGGCATAGCCGTGCTGGGTACGCTGAATCTGAGGTTTCATCGCGCATTGACCGCGCGGTGCGGGATGCCGCGGCTCATCGCCGCGATTGGCGACATGCATCGGGCCAGCGCACGGCATTTGTATGCGACGTGGCAGCAACTGGACTGGCAGGATCGCTCGAACGACGAGCATCGGGATATCGTTCGGGCAATACGTGATGGGGATGTGGACGCAGCGTGTGCGGCTCTGTCCGCGCATATTCTGGCTGCGGGGGATGCGCTGGCTCAGGCGTTGTGCAGGCGGTAG
- a CDS encoding pyridoxal phosphate-dependent aminotransferase, translated as MRHHRPVRLQHIAGIGVDRMGSIADRADVDLLRLENLDTDIPPTSEALAFTRDAIQRDSANSYLPFVGQDRLRASAAAHVSALSGQRFTADQVVVSAGGLSGILNTLLATVETGDEVIVTDPTYAGLLNRVRLAGGVPRQVPFAFTPGGEWKLDRAALRAAIGPKTRAMLLMSPSMPSGGVFDASDWQLIASLCVQNDLLLILDSAMERLLFDGRTVIHPAGLPGMAERTVTVGAASKELRMIGWRVGWIVAPEWLIPDLVAVSLANVVVPVGIAQEAAAVALEHSASDLPGYVSELERRRDTVAAELSGLPFGMPAGGWSMLLRVSDFGLTGSQMSERLLRHGVCATAMTGWGVAHGAQYVRFVFSNEPVERLRTLGSKVRFALEDA; from the coding sequence ATGCGCCACCACCGTCCTGTGCGTCTGCAGCACATTGCCGGCATCGGCGTCGATCGTATGGGTTCGATCGCCGATCGTGCCGACGTCGACCTCTTGCGACTCGAAAATCTCGATACCGACATCCCACCCACTTCGGAAGCGCTCGCCTTCACCCGAGACGCAATCCAGCGAGACTCGGCCAATTCATATTTGCCCTTCGTCGGTCAGGATCGGCTACGCGCAAGCGCTGCCGCTCACGTATCGGCGCTTTCGGGGCAACGCTTCACGGCCGACCAGGTGGTGGTGTCGGCCGGCGGACTCTCCGGCATTCTGAATACGCTGCTCGCCACCGTCGAGACCGGCGACGAAGTCATCGTCACCGACCCGACGTACGCGGGTCTGCTGAACCGCGTCCGCCTTGCAGGCGGTGTGCCCCGGCAAGTCCCGTTCGCCTTCACGCCGGGCGGCGAATGGAAGCTGGACCGGGCCGCGCTGCGGGCAGCGATCGGTCCGAAAACGCGGGCCATGCTGCTGATGTCTCCGTCGATGCCGTCGGGGGGCGTCTTCGATGCGTCCGACTGGCAACTGATCGCGAGCCTATGTGTGCAGAACGATCTGCTGCTGATCCTCGATAGCGCGATGGAACGGCTGCTCTTCGATGGACGCACGGTCATCCATCCCGCCGGCCTGCCCGGCATGGCCGAGCGTACGGTCACGGTCGGCGCCGCGTCGAAAGAGCTGCGCATGATTGGCTGGCGGGTCGGCTGGATCGTCGCGCCGGAATGGCTGATTCCCGATCTGGTGGCCGTGTCGCTCGCCAATGTCGTGGTGCCGGTCGGCATCGCTCAGGAGGCCGCGGCGGTTGCGCTCGAGCATTCCGCATCCGATCTGCCTGGCTACGTGAGCGAGCTCGAGAGGCGGCGGGATACCGTCGCCGCCGAACTGTCGGGACTCCCGTTCGGCATGCCGGCGGGCGGCTGGTCGATGCTGCTGCGCGTGTCCGATTTCGGTCTGACCGGATCGCAGATGTCGGAGCGATTGCTACGCCACGGCGTATGTGCAACGGCTATGACCGGATGGGGCGTCGCACACGGCGCGCAGTACGTGCGTTTCGTGTTCTCGAACGAACCGGTCGAGCGGTTACGCACGCTCGGGAGCAAGGTGCGCTTCGCACTGGAGGACGCATGA
- a CDS encoding MFS transporter — protein sequence MPSITQAAAAPAAADSSEDALYRKVMRRILPLLLLCYVVAYLDRVNVGFAKLQMLDDLNLSDGVYALGASIFFWGYFLFEMPSNLLLHRYGARFWIARIMITWGIVSSSMAFIVPLAQFFHVQTTTMFYTLRFLLGLCEAGFFPGVILYMNYWFPARRQSVAMSGFLVAIPLSLTLGSVVSGWLMEQTHGLSGMSGWQWMLLLEGLPSIVVAFVVLACLGDGPQSAKWLSADEKAVLSRNLESEAAHKSHSIGAALRSPRVWLLTFILLTFNTGFYGLAFWLPSIIRASGVHSPLHIGVLTAIPYLTAIFAMVWNASHSRKTGERRLHAAIPALIGGVFLILSAAFARNVALSIVFLTIATCGILALMPIYWTFPGQILSGTAAAAGIALINSVGNLSGFTGSMITGVAKQMTGDINNGTYALGACLLISCVLIASIPRDILRPPAGR from the coding sequence ATGCCATCCATTACGCAGGCCGCTGCCGCACCGGCCGCGGCCGACTCGTCCGAAGACGCCCTTTACCGCAAGGTCATGCGGCGCATCCTGCCGTTGCTCCTGCTCTGCTACGTCGTGGCTTACCTGGACCGCGTCAACGTGGGCTTCGCGAAGCTGCAGATGCTGGACGACCTGAACCTGAGCGACGGCGTCTATGCGCTCGGCGCCAGCATCTTCTTCTGGGGCTATTTCCTGTTCGAGATGCCCAGCAACCTGCTGCTGCACCGCTACGGCGCACGCTTCTGGATCGCGCGAATCATGATTACGTGGGGCATCGTGTCGTCGTCGATGGCGTTCATCGTGCCGCTCGCGCAGTTCTTCCACGTGCAGACGACCACGATGTTCTACACGCTGCGCTTCCTGCTGGGGCTGTGCGAAGCGGGTTTTTTCCCGGGCGTCATCCTTTATATGAACTACTGGTTCCCGGCGCGCCGCCAGAGCGTGGCGATGTCGGGCTTCCTGGTCGCGATCCCGCTGAGCCTGACGCTAGGCAGCGTGGTGTCCGGCTGGCTGATGGAGCAGACGCACGGCCTGTCGGGCATGAGCGGCTGGCAATGGATGCTGCTGCTCGAAGGGCTGCCGTCGATCGTGGTGGCGTTCGTCGTGCTGGCCTGCCTCGGCGACGGCCCGCAGTCGGCGAAGTGGCTGTCCGCCGACGAGAAGGCGGTACTGTCGCGCAACCTCGAATCCGAGGCCGCGCACAAGTCGCACAGCATCGGCGCCGCGCTGCGCAGCCCGCGCGTGTGGCTGCTCACCTTCATCCTGCTGACGTTCAATACCGGTTTCTACGGGCTGGCCTTCTGGCTGCCGTCGATCATCCGCGCGTCGGGCGTGCACAGTCCGCTGCACATCGGCGTGCTGACGGCCATTCCGTACCTGACGGCGATCTTTGCGATGGTGTGGAACGCGTCGCACTCGCGCAAGACCGGCGAACGCCGCCTGCATGCGGCGATTCCCGCGCTGATCGGCGGCGTATTCCTGATCCTGAGCGCGGCGTTTGCGCGGAACGTCGCGCTGTCGATCGTATTCCTGACCATCGCCACGTGCGGCATTCTCGCGCTGATGCCGATCTACTGGACCTTCCCGGGGCAGATCCTGTCCGGCACGGCCGCGGCCGCCGGCATCGCGCTGATCAACTCGGTGGGCAACCTGTCCGGCTTCACGGGCTCGATGATCACCGGCGTCGCCAAGCAGATGACCGGCGACATCAACAACGGGACCTATGCGCTGGGCGCTTGTCTGCTGATCAGTTGCGTGCTGATCGCGTCGATTCCGCGCGATATTCTGCGGCCGCCGGCGGGGCGGTAG